The DNA segment CAAATGATAAGTGTTAGAGGAAATAATTAGAACTGGAAATTAACTAGAGCTAGTTAGATATTAACATTTAGTTACATATGAGCTTTTACAAAATTGAAACTGTCAGTAGTCAATTGTTATTGTATTGATTGATGGGTGTAACTAACTCTTAGCTATATGTAACTGATTCTAACTAATTTCTAATTCCAGTTATATGCGCTAACAATAACATCGTTATGCCATGGAAAAATTGGTTAGTGACGACAAGTGCTTACGCCAGGGCAGTCCAATTTCCTTGCTGTTGTAGACTAGACCATAAAATCTTATTTATGGCACTTGGTATTATCCATGCAATTGCAACCAGAGCACCAAATAAATTGAACTCTAAATCTGTTACAGTTGCAACTGCTACACCTACTGATACCACAGCCAAAGCCAAGACCTGAATCATTACAATTACAAGATAAGtgcaaataaagaaaaaataaagagaagggGTTGGTGTACTAGACCCCTTTTTAGCATATTTGAAGGGCTTTGCTaaagagaaacaaaagaaaaagcagCAGCATTATTCCTTacctttttaaaagaaattgtcTTCCCAAAAAGTACAAACTCAGCAAGAACAATTGTTGGGGTGACAGCAATTTTAGCCATTTGGTAGAAACCAATACTGCATGATGAGATGACTATTCAGTAAACAGAAAAAAGTTACAAATCATTCACGAGTTTAATTTATATGCACTGACAACTATCAGGTGTCCACACATGGGGAAAAAATGATTTCCTTTTCAGATAGTGAGGATATTTGATTAGATGTAAGTGTAAAAACTCTTTTATATGCACATTATATAGAAATTAAACTCCTATTTTACTATGTCACCAAAAAAACTCCTATTTTACTATGAAAAGTGTTATAGCACAAAGAGGTGTTGGACCTGTTATACTTGAGGCTAGTGTTGGCAAGGCCAGAGGCAAAGGCCATTACAACACCTAATGCAAATAGAGAAGAGAATGGAGTTGTTTTGGATGGAGGTGACACAGGAAGCACTGATAGTGCCTTGAAAATTGCTAGGAGAACCCATGCTGTGAGGTAGTGAACAAATGTGAGGAATATTGGGAACTTGAATCCAACTTTCCCCATCACCTGTTAATAAAAATTTCCTTCAATGAATAATAGTTCATCATCACATCATGAATTACTtgcaaaaaaagaaaacgaagcAAATCCTGCCGACCAATTTGTTTGCCATGATGATCCCAACAGCAACCATGAAGTTGAAGGACAATGCAACCACCGGTCCACAGTATCTTTGCTGTTGGCGCTTCGCTCCTTCGGAGGTTCGGAGCTCATTGTAGAGAGAAGCTCTGAGCTCTTCCAGTGCTCTACCTGACTATCAGAACTGACATTAGTCTTAAGAGTGAAGAGGACATCAATTCTAATACATATAATGTTCTTAAGAACAATGATGTTGCCATCAATTGATTTATGTCATATTTATGCATGTCTCTGAAAGATTATTGAAGATGGTATCCAATTTaggaatttgaaaattagaacATCAAAAGAAATTTCAGAAAATGGACATTATCAGTTCAATCCAAAAATGGGAATTGATATCACAATGGAAATTAAAATGtatattacaaaattataacTTAAGACTGTCTATTTAGATggatttttgaacaagaaaaatgaaatCTCACACAGAATGATCAAGGAAAGAACAATGTTAAAATGATTTGAAATCTATACATAGCAAAATTCAGGAGAGAATTTCAGAAAATCAAGAATACAAGAATGGAGAGGTAAAAGTACTTGTTTGCATGCAATGAAACTTAAGTGCAGTGATATCTAAGAACTAAGAAGAGACCTGCTTCTCCTGCATCACTATCTTTTCTTTTGATGAGTTTTCTTCCCTCTTCTCTCCACAGCAAATCAAACCACCCCATACCAATCTGGACTATTCATCACATATTTGATCAAATATTGAGGACCCTTTGTGTTACACTTGTGTTACCAATTACATATAAAGAAGTTATTAAAATAGAAAGACAGaggggaaaaaaataaattaaagggtCACATTAATATGAATGAATAGACCAAGATGCTTAAAACACAATCAATGCAAAAGGGTATCTTCAAAAACAGATTTTTTTCATTCTTCAAGGAGGTGTTTTCTCAATAgcatgaaagaagaaaaaagaaaaagaaaaaaaaaataataaagagaatAAAGGGAAAAAgtggaagaagctaagagaaaaAATTGCTTTGTGTTACATGAGAGAATATTGTATTTGATCTGACTTCCAACAATATAATGACACGTGTCCTGTTTCAAGTATAGTTAGAGATTGGTGTAACTGTTGATTTACGGGGAAGTTAAGGTAACATCATGAAAAATATTGTTATTATGATTAGGAAACAGTCAAGAACACATGTAGCAACAACCATATGAAGTGCTCTTATATTAGGTGAGATTGACTTGATAGCAAATCTTTCGTTTGTGATATAAGATATCAAtcaatatattatatgtattatgTATCATATCATATATCAGATATCATAACTAAAATATGATACAAAACTTTTATCTTACTCTAACTGCATTGCCAATATTTCAGGTATCACACCAACTAGTTGTTGGTGTTAACCGTTATTCACTAAATATTATGCATGCtaagtttttttctttctataactAAAATACAAGTataatttcttgatttaattctATAGTTTAATCTTTTTTGCATTGATTATATAAACTAGTAAATAGttaaaaatcaaacactaattctAATATATGGGGCAAATGAAATGTCCAATATAAtactaaaagaaaatttgtcAAGAATAAAGTTCTAAATGGTGGCTTTCAAGTTGGATGATCAATCATATACCATAAtgctttattatttttgttttattcccttaattaaattttctttgattgGTATGCTACTTTAGACTAAACATCTATTTATGGGAATGGATGATTAGATGCTGTCATGCTGCTATTCCAAGAAATGGAATTTGCACAGTACTATCCACCATGACAAGTTTTTTCTGAACTTTCTCACACTTTATCAACCTCTAAAGCCTAAAATGATGTCTAATATAATAATTCCATATCCTTTTTTTTCTGTTTGGATAGTGGGGACAGATACTGCAcattttacaattaaaaatttaaaatatccaaATTCATAGTTTCAGCCCATAAGTCCACTCATTCATGTTAGGTATGGCTGGTAGCTTTCCTCtcatagtatatattattatattaaattttagtcCATTCAATTATTTGCTATATTGGTGAATGCAATCAGTATTGTCCTCACTGTCTCTTTTTAGCCTAATACCTctggaatttttttattttttaagttatttttcttttaaagttGTCCATAAGGTCAAATGGTCAATATCCATTGTTTGCATAGCTGCAGAATTGATTCCTTCCTTATCCATATCCATACTATAATGAATTCAG comes from the Arachis duranensis cultivar V14167 chromosome 7, aradu.V14167.gnm2.J7QH, whole genome shotgun sequence genome and includes:
- the LOC107496244 gene encoding nucleotide-sugar uncharacterized transporter 2 isoform X3, whose translation is MVAVGIIMANKLVMGKVGFKFPIFLTFVHYLTAWVLLAIFKALSVLPVSPPSKTTPFSSLFALGVVMAFASGLANTSLKYNSIGFYQMAKIAVTPTIVLAEFVLFGKTISFKKVLALAVVSVGVAVATVTDLEFNLFGALVAIAWIIPSAINKILWSSLQQQGNWTALALMWKTTPVTVFFLGALMPWIDPPGVLSFQWDVNNSTAILISALLGFLLQWSGALALGATSATTHVVLGQFKTCVILLGGYLIFNSDPGIVSIGGAVVALTGMSVYTTLNLQESKDNTKQLPKQVVTKSVGEGSTDLNVNSTSIVV
- the LOC107496244 gene encoding nucleotide-sugar uncharacterized transporter 2 isoform X1; translated protein: MGWFDLLWREEGRKLIKRKDSDAGEAGRALEELRASLYNELRTSEGAKRQQQRYCGPVVALSFNFMVAVGIIMANKLVMGKVGFKFPIFLTFVHYLTAWVLLAIFKALSVLPVSPPSKTTPFSSLFALGVVMAFASGLANTSLKYNSIGFYQMAKIAVTPTIVLAEFVLFGKTISFKKVLALAVVSVGVAVATVTDLEFNLFGALVAIAWIIPSAINKILWSSLQQQGNWTALALMWKTTPVTVFFLGALMPWIDPPGVLSFQWDVNNSTAILISALLGFLLQWSGALALGATSATTHVVLGQFKTCVILLGGYLIFNSDPGIVSIGGAVVALTGMSVYTTLNLQESKDNTKQLPKQVVTKSVGEGSTDLNVNSTSIVV
- the LOC107496244 gene encoding nucleotide-sugar uncharacterized transporter 2 isoform X2, whose product is MQEKQSGRALEELRASLYNELRTSEGAKRQQQRYCGPVVALSFNFMVAVGIIMANKLVMGKVGFKFPIFLTFVHYLTAWVLLAIFKALSVLPVSPPSKTTPFSSLFALGVVMAFASGLANTSLKYNSIGFYQMAKIAVTPTIVLAEFVLFGKTISFKKVLALAVVSVGVAVATVTDLEFNLFGALVAIAWIIPSAINKILWSSLQQQGNWTALALMWKTTPVTVFFLGALMPWIDPPGVLSFQWDVNNSTAILISALLGFLLQWSGALALGATSATTHVVLGQFKTCVILLGGYLIFNSDPGIVSIGGAVVALTGMSVYTTLNLQESKDNTKQLPKQVVTKSVGEGSTDLNVNSTSIVV